One genomic region from Eptesicus fuscus isolate TK198812 chromosome 4, DD_ASM_mEF_20220401, whole genome shotgun sequence encodes:
- the ZG16 gene encoding zymogen granule membrane protein 16 isoform X1, with amino-acid sequence MSPRMLTIAVLALLCASASANAIQARSSSYNGEYGGGGGQRFSHSGNQLDGPITAIRVRVNRYYIVGLQVRYGKVWSDYVGGTQGDLEEIFLHPGESVIQVSGKYKYYLRKLVFVTDKGRYLPFGKDTGTSFNAVPLHPNTVLRFISGRSGSLINAIGLHWDVYPSDCSSC; translated from the exons CCCCAGAATGTTGACCATTGCTGTTCTTGCCCTTCTTTGTGCATCGGCCTCTGCCAATGCCA TTCAGGCTAGGTCCTCCTCCTACAATGGAGAGTATGGAGGCGGTGGCGGACAACGATTCTCTCATTCTGGCAACCAGCTGGACGGCCCCATCACTGCCATCCGTGTCCGAGTCAACAGATACTACATCGTAGG TCTCCAGGTACGCTATGGCAAGGTGTGGAGCGACTATGTGGGTGGCACCCAGGGAGACCTGGAGGAGATCTTTCTGCACCCTGGGGAATCAGTGATCCAGGTGTCTGGCAAGTACAAGTACTACTTGAGGAAGCTGGTCTTCGTGACTGACAAGGGCCGCTACCTGCCTTTTGGAAAAGACACAGGCACAAGTTTCAATGCTGTCCCCTTGCACCCCAACACTGTGCTCCGATTCATCAGTGGCCGCTCTGGCTCCCTCATTAATGCCATCGGCCTGCACTGGGACGTCTATCCCAGTGActgcagcagctgctga
- the ZG16 gene encoding zymogen granule membrane protein 16 isoform X2, whose translation MLTIAVLALLCASASANAIQARSSSYNGEYGGGGGQRFSHSGNQLDGPITAIRVRVNRYYIVGLQVRYGKVWSDYVGGTQGDLEEIFLHPGESVIQVSGKYKYYLRKLVFVTDKGRYLPFGKDTGTSFNAVPLHPNTVLRFISGRSGSLINAIGLHWDVYPSDCSSC comes from the exons ATGTTGACCATTGCTGTTCTTGCCCTTCTTTGTGCATCGGCCTCTGCCAATGCCA TTCAGGCTAGGTCCTCCTCCTACAATGGAGAGTATGGAGGCGGTGGCGGACAACGATTCTCTCATTCTGGCAACCAGCTGGACGGCCCCATCACTGCCATCCGTGTCCGAGTCAACAGATACTACATCGTAGG TCTCCAGGTACGCTATGGCAAGGTGTGGAGCGACTATGTGGGTGGCACCCAGGGAGACCTGGAGGAGATCTTTCTGCACCCTGGGGAATCAGTGATCCAGGTGTCTGGCAAGTACAAGTACTACTTGAGGAAGCTGGTCTTCGTGACTGACAAGGGCCGCTACCTGCCTTTTGGAAAAGACACAGGCACAAGTTTCAATGCTGTCCCCTTGCACCCCAACACTGTGCTCCGATTCATCAGTGGCCGCTCTGGCTCCCTCATTAATGCCATCGGCCTGCACTGGGACGTCTATCCCAGTGActgcagcagctgctga